The DNA segment TTGATCAGGTCGATGAGGCGCTGGACGGCCTCATCCTCCGGGATGTTGAACTTCACCGGCGTCTTTCCGACGTAGAGGTTGATCTTGTTCGGAGCGCCGCCGACGTAGCCGAAGTCGGCATCCGCCATCTCGCCGGGGCCGTTGACGATGCAGCCCATCACCGCGATGCGCACGCCCTTCAGGTGGCCGGTTGCGGCGCGGATCTTCTGGGTGGTGGACTGGAGGTTGAACAGGGTGCGCCCGCAGCTCGGGCAGGCAACGTAGTCCGTCTTGAAGATGCGGTTCCCGGACGCCTGCAGGATGTTGTAGGCGAGGCGGAGGGACTGCCCGGGGGCGGTCTCGCCACGGACGAGGATGGCATCGCCGATGCCGTCGCAGAGCAGCGATCCGATGTTCCGCGCGGCGGGTAGCAGGGCCTCCAGGAAATCCGTGTCCCCGGACGGTGGTTCCAGCGTGTCCTTCAGCAGGATGGGGTGGCGCGGATCCACCTCGAACGCGAGCTGGCGGAACGCATGGATGACCTCCAGGCCGATGCCGTCCTTCACCGTGACCAGATGGGGCTCCGTCAGGTCGTTGAGATGGGAAACCGCCGCTTCGTCGCGCGGGTCGATCTCGATCACTCCGGACTTCTCTAAAATGATCTCCGGCTTGAAGTCACCCATCGAGGCGATCTTGTGCGCCAGCGCGTTCCAGCGCTCCTGGGTGGTGAAGACGCGCACCGTCTTGTCCCCGCCGAACTCATGCCCCATGAGCGTCATCACGGAGCTGCGGCGACGCTCGTAGGAGAAGGGGTCATAGGATGGGGTGAATTCTGCCACAGTGGCTGGGGCATCTTTCTTTTCATTGAACGGCCGCGCCATCGCCCTGGCGACGGGGATCTCATGCACCGCATCCTCCGTCAGCGAGACCCGGATGGTATCGCCGATGCCGTCCGCGAGCAGGGAGCCGATGCCGATGGCGCTCTTGATGCGGCCATCCTCGCCGTCGCCCGCTTCGGTGACGCCGAGGTGGATGGGATAGTTCCAGTCCGCCCCTTCCGCCTTCAGGCGGGCGACGAGCAGGCGGTAGGCCTCGATCATGACCTTCGGGTTGGAGGCCTTCATCGAGAAGACGAAGTTGTGGTAGTCGTGATCGCGGGCGATGCGGGCGAATTCGAACGCGCTCTCCACCATGCCCAGCGGCGTGTCGCCATACCGGTTCATAATCCGGTCGGAAAGCGAGCCATGGTTGGTGCCGATGCGCATGGCACGGCCCAGATCCTTGCAGAGATGGACCAGGGGGGTGAACTCCTCGCGGATGCGCTCCAGCTCCTCTTCATATTCCGCGTCGGTGTATTCGCGGACCTCGAACTTTTTCTTATCCGCGTAGTTGCCGGGGTTCACGCGGACTTTCTCCACCCACTTCGCGGCCTCCATGGCGGCGTCCGGCTTGAAGTGGATGTCCGCCACCAGCGGCACGTTGCAACCGGCGGCACGGACCTCACGGGCGATGTTCTCCAGGTTCGCCGCGTAGATCCGTGTCTGCGCGGTGATGCGGACGATCTCACAGCCCGCCTCCGCCAGGTCCAACACCTGCTTCACCGACGCCGGTGTGTCCCGGGTGTCGGAGGTGATCATCGACTGGATGCGGATGGGGTGGTGCGCGCCGATCCCAACATTCCCCACCATCACCTCCCGGGTCTCCCGGCGGGCGTATTGGAGCAGGTCCGGACAGTATCGCAGCGACGCGTGATTCATTGACAAAGACCTGTAAGCGAAAATCCCCGCATCGGCAACGGTCGCCCGCGCCAACCTTTACAAATCCCTCGCCGCACGGGGGTTCCGGTGCCAGAATCCGGCCCACTGCCATGAAACGTCCCGCCGTTCTCGCCGCCGCGCTGCTTTTCCTCCTGCCGGTCCACTCCCGGGCGGAGGAAGGGGGGTTCATCCGCGTGGAGGAGGATGCGAAGGCGGCCCGGCTTCAGACCGGGGTCACCCGCTACGAGAAAGACGGCGCGGTGGTGGATCTCATCGGTGCCGTCCACATCGGCGACAAGGCCTACTACGAGGACCTCAACAAGCGGTTCGCGGGCTACGAGGTGCTGCTTTTCGAAATGATCGGCGGGGAGGGCATCAAACCGGGTGACGAAGCCGCCCCAAAGGTGGCTGACCAGGAAGCGCCCGATCCCCTCGCCGTCATCTATGACAAGATCGCCCGCGCGCTGAAGCTGGTGGGGCAGGTGGATCACATCGACTACCACGCGGAGAACTTCCTCCACGCGGACTTGAGCGCCAGCGAGTTCAGCGAGAAGCTGGAGGAACGGGACGAATCCCTCCTCAAGTTCATGCTCAACCTCGACCACTCCGGCACCCAGCCGAACCCGGTCAAATTCATCCTCGGAGCCGTCTTCGGCCGGGCGGATCTGCTGAAGCTCTCCCTCATCCACACGCTGGGGGATGCGGAGGACCAGATCTCCAAGCTCGCGGGGGACAACGTGATCATCGGCGACCGCAACATCCGCTGCCTGGAGGTGCTGGCGCGGGAACTCGGCGCGGGCCGGAAAAAGGTCGGCATCTTCTACGGTGCCGCCCACTACCCGGACATGCAGCAGCGCCTGCTGGAGCAGGGCTTCACCCGCACCGGCCACGAGTGGGTGACCGCCTGGAACGTGCTGAAGCCGGTCAGGAAACCGGCGGCCCCGGCGGGATCATGATTTGAAGCTGTGGCTGGCTTTCACGCCTTTGCCACAGTACACGCAGCGGAGCTTGCCCGTGCTGGTCCGTTGGCCGCAATGCGGACATTGGATGATTTCCTCCCCCACCTTCCCGTCCAGTTTCCCGTCACGGGCATCGATTTCCAGAACCTTCGCGTAGAGCTGGTCTTCGGTCAGTCCGTGGCGATCGCGCAAGAGTTCCCACATTGCCTGGCATGCCAAGGTGAGCCGCTCGACCTTTTCGTCGGTTGAGGCAACCCGTGTCCGCTGTCCGTCCGCCTGACGGATGGCTTCCCGGGCCTCGTTGCGTGCTTTATCAATCTGGAAGTGCTGGATAAGATCCCACATGATCCCTGATCCTGACACTTTTCCCGTTCGCTGCACAACTGGAATGGCCGTCTGAATTTACACTCCCTTTACGGACGGCACCGGCGGGCGGCCCCATCATGCGGTCGTCATGAAAACGACCTACACCTACATCCTCGGCGCTCTCGCCGCCCTCGCCCTTCCTTCTTTCGCAGCGGAAGATCCGAAGCCCACCGACAAGAAACCCACCGATCCGAAGCCGGAGTCCAACAAGGTCCAGATCGCCATCCTGCTCGATACCTCCAGCAGCATGGACGGCCTGATCGACCAGGCGAAAAGCCAGCTCTGGAAAGTCGTCAACTCCTTCACCGAAGCGAAGCGGGACGGCCAGACACCCTTCGTCGAGGTGGCCCTTTACGAATACGGCAACAGCGGCCTCAGCGTGGCGAACCAGTACATCCGCCTGGTGGAGCCGATGGGCCGTGACCTGGATGAACTCAGCCGTGAGCTGTTCTCCCTGAAAACGAATGGTGGCGAGGAATACTGCGGCGCGGTGATCCAGCGCGCGCTTTCCGACCTGAACTGGGATCTGTCCAAAAACACCTACAAGGCCATCTTCATCGCCGGAAACGAGCCATTCACCCAGGGATCCGTGGATGCCCGCCAGGCCTGCAAGGACGCGCTGGCAAAGGGCGTCGTCGTCAACACCATCCACTGCGGCGGCCGGGAGGAAGGCATGCAGGGTTCCTGGCATGACGGCGCGGCCATCGCGGAAGGGAAATTCCTCGTCATCGACCAGGACCGCAAGATCGCCAGCATCCCCGCGCCCCAGGACAAGGAGATCTCCGACCTCGGTGTCGAGCTGAACAAGACCTACATCGGCTACGGCAGCAAGCGGCAGGAAGCGAAAATGAAGCAAGCCGCCGCCGACACGGACGCCGCCAGCGAGACCGCCGCCGCCGCTCCGGTGGAGCGCGCCATTTCCAAGGCCAGCAAGAACTACGACAACCGCGGCTGGGACCTGGTGGATGCGGTGCGGGAAAAGACGGTCGATCTGGCCAAGGTCCCCGCAGAGGAACTGCCTGAGAACATGCGCGGGATGAAGCCGGAGGAACGCAACGCCTTCGTGGAGGAAGCGACGAAGCAGCGGGCCGCCATCCAGAAGAAGATCACGGAACTCGGCGCGCAGCGTGACGAGTTCATCGCCAAGGAACGCGCGAAGCAGGCCACGGCCGGTGAGAAGACGCTGGATGAGGCGATGGTGGAGACCACCCGTGAACAGGCCGCCCGCGTGGGCTATGTCTTCGGCAACTGAGGAAGATCGACTTTCCCACCACCATTTCACAGAATGAACCGACTTCCGGCCTCCAACCGATGATCCCCGACATCCCCATCCTCGTCGTTGAAGACGATCCCGCCGTCCGCCAGGGCATCGTGGATGTGCTGGAGTACGCCGGATATCGTACTTTGGAGGCTCCGGACGGGCATGTCGGGATGGAAATGGCGCTGAAGGCGAACTACCGGCTGCTGTTGCTGGATCTGGTGATGCCCGGCCCGTCCGGCTTCGAGATCCTGCAGGCGCTGAAGAAAAAGCGGCCGGGGCAGGCGGTCATCATCCTCTCCGCCCGCGGGGAGGAGAATGACCGCGTGCGCGGCCTGACCACCGGCGCGGATGACTACGTGGTGAAGCCCTTCAGCATGAAGGAACTGCTCGCCCGCGTGGACGCCGTGCTGCGGCGCACCTGCGAGCGGGCCGCCCCGTCCGATGAACGCGCCGTCCCGGGTGGCACGGTGGATTTCCGCCGCCGCCAGCTCGCCTTTCCGGACCGCCGGGAGGATCTTTCCGACAAGGAGGCGGAGCTGCTGCGCTACCTGCTGGACGCCAACGGCCGGATCGTCTCCCGGGAGGAGATCCTGCGCCAGCTCTGGGGGCTGGACCCGGAGAAGACGGAAACGCGGACGATCGACATGCACATCATGCACCTGCGGACGAAGCTGGGCGACAAGGAGCAGGCGTATCTGAAAACCATCCGCGGCAAGGGCTACCAACTGACTTCCTGATGAGAAATTCCCGCACATGGCTGGTATGGGCGGCCTTCGCGCTCTGCGCGGCCACCATCCTCGGCGCGATGGCCTGGCAGACACGGAATGCCATGGCGTCCGAGCGCGAACGCATCGCCGCCGTCCGGCAGGCGGACCTGCAGGAAAAGATGCGGCTGGCCCTGTGGCGGATGGACACCATGGGCGCGGACCTGCTGCTGGAGGAGGGCCTGGGCGGCCCGGCGGAGTTCATCCGTGCGCGCCTGCTGTGGAAGGACAACGGCCAGCTCACCCAGCCGGATGGCACCCCTGCCTCCGGCGAACTGCAACGGGCGATCACCCAGCCTGGAGAGTCGTTCGAGCGCTATTTCGTCCGGGTGGGGAATGCCTCTCCCACGTGGAAGTCCATCCCCGCCGGCAGCAAGGCGGCGCCGGATGAAGCGATGGCACCCGCCCCCCGGAGCGAGAAAGCCCAGCAGATCGCCAACAACCTGGAGCTGGAACAGCGCAACCGGGCCATCGATGGCGCGACCATGCGCCAGAAGGCGATCATCGAGGAAATCGCGCAGGCCCCGAAGATGGCTCCCGCGAAGAAGAAGGCGGAGAGCAGAAAAGCGGCCGAAGCGGAACTGGCGGAGGCCGCCACCGCCGATGCCATCCAGGCACCCGCCGAGCCTCCACCGGCAGCCGAGGCACCGGCGTCCCCCGCACCATCACCCGACCCGCCCGCCGCCGCGCCGCCGCCGACGGAGATCATGTCCGCGACCAAGCCGGTCTGGATCGGTGACGAGCTGTTCCTGCTGCGGTCGGTGTCCGGCCCGCAGCGCGCCATCACCGGCTCCTGGATGCGGCTGGATGTCCTGCAAGCCCGGCTGCTCGGGGAGATCCGCGACCTGCTCCCCGCCGCACGCCTCCTCCCGGCGAAGGCACCGTCCTCGGACGGTCTGGTGCTGGCCTCCCTGCCGCTGCGGCTGGAGCCTGGGCCGCTGGATTTCCGCAGCATGCCCGACACCCCGGCACCGGCAGTGCTGCTCTCCCTCGCCACCGGCTGGGCGGCGGCGCTGCTGGCCATCATGGCCGCCTCTTTTCTGGTCTTCGGCATCATGCGGCTGAGCGAGCGTCGTGCCTCCTTCGTCTCCGCCGTCACCCATGAGCTGCGGACCCCACTGACCACCTTCCGCCTCTACTCGGACATGCTGGAGAGCAATGCGGTGAAGCCGGAGAAGCGCGGCGACTACCTGCGCGTCCTGTCCCGGGAGGCGGACCGGCTTTCCCACCTGGTGGAAAACGTCCTTGCCTTCTCCCGCATCGAGCGGGGGAGCGCCCGCTCCGCCGTCTCTTCCAGCCGTGCCGCGGACCTGCTCGCCCCCATGAGGGAACGCTTCGAGGCCCGGCTGGCCACCGCCGGGATGTCCCTGCACATGCCGCTGGATGAGTCCGGGGCGGCAGAGACGCTGCGGGCTGACTCCACCGCCATCGAGCACATCCTGTTCAACCTGGTGGACAACGCCGCGAAGTATGCCGCCAGCGGGTCACCCGCCACCCTCGACATCTCCGTCACCCGCAATCAGGGAAAGCTTGAGATCCGCGTCACCGACCACGGGCCGGGCATCCCTCCTGGGGAACACCGCCGGATCTTCCGCGCCTTCCACAAGTCCGCGCGGGAGGCCGCGGAGAGCCGTCCCGGCGTGGGGTTGGGCCTGGCCCTTTCCCGCCGCCTCGCCCGTGGCATGGGCGGGGATCTCACCTGTGAATCCACCACCGGGAAGGGCGCCACCTTCATCCTTTCCCTTCCCGCCTGACCGGCGAATGCCACCCACGGCGGATTGACACCGGGTTCCGACCTGCCATCTTCCCCCGACAATGCCCGGACCCGAAGCCAAAGCTGCTGTGGCGTCAAAAGCCCCGATCTTTCCGATCGCCTGCTGGGCGATGGGGATCGTTGGCTTCAGCCAGCTTGTCATCGCAGGCATGTCCCTGGCAGAACGGCTGGAGGCATCCAAGCAGGTCCGTATTGTCGAAAAAGAGGTGACGAAGATCGTCCCCGTGGAGGTTCCGGCAAAACGCCCGGACCGGCAGGATGAAGCCTCCATCGTCGCCCGTCCACCGGTCGCCCCGGCCCCGCCGCCTCCGGTCGTGCCCGCACCGGAGCCGACCCCCATCGCCGCGCCGGCAATCGCGGATCCGCTGTCGGAACGGCTGGTGAAGGAGGCGCGGAAGGCTCGCGTCGCAGGTGACATCATGGCCGCCATCACCAAGCTGGATGAGGCCCTGAAACAATCACCCGACGATCCGAGCGTGCACTACGAGCTGGGCCTCATGCACGAAACCATGGGCACCTACTACAAGGCGTCCGCCCACTACGAGAGGGTTTTCCAGATGGGTGTGTCCGGTGCCGGTGCGCTCTACGAACTGGCGGCGGCGAAACTGCGCGATGGCTTCGAACAACCGGGCGACGCCCTGGGCAAACTCGCCCTCGGCCGCGTCCGTATCTTCAAGGACACCCGCGTGGAGAAAGGCGAGCGCGTGATCCTCACCATCCCCGTCCAGAAAGGTCCGGATGCGGCGATCGACCCGGCGGAAATTTCCGTCGAGGTGGAGTTCTTCAACCGCAACTCGAAGGGGGAGATCATGAAAGCGATCGACTCCCCCGCGATGGAGTCGAGCAAGGATGAATGGCCGTCGATGCCCATCGACTTCGCCGGCGGCGAGGAACCGCTGCGGGTGACCTACGCCATCCAGCCCCAGGAGGGCGCCACGGGGCACCTTTTCGGCCAGGAGAAATACTACGGCCAGATCGTCTCCCTCTTCTACAAAGGGGAGATCCTCGACGTGCAGGCATGGCCGCGGGACCTGCTGGGGCGCGCCAAGGCCCAGCCCGCCCAGCAAATGCCGGTGCAGGAACCTTCCTTCGACCAGCTACCGCCGGACATCAACTACAACGCGCCCCTCCTCCCGACACTGGAGGTGCCTCCGATCGAGTCCCTCCCGCCACTCCCCGGCAACTGATTTCCCTGACCCGCCACCAATGGAATCCACCCATGAAGAACGCCGGCTCGGCGACTATCTGCTGATCGAACGGTTGGTGGAAACCCCCCTCATCACCACCTGGCTCGCCGAACAGGTCTCCGTAGGCCGCCGCGTGCTGGTGGATGAACTGGACCCGCAGCGCGCGTCCCGCAGCGCCGCCTTCCTGGCGGACATCCGGGCAAAGGCGGCCGTGGACCACCCCCACGTCGGGACCGTCTATGAAGCTGTCATCGAGCGGGACCTTTGCTTCTACGCCCACGAGTTCCTGCCCGGCGCCACCTTCGAAGACCGCAGGCTGGCGGAGGAAACCTTCCTCCCGGAGAAGATGGCCGTGTTCCTCCGCCGCATCGCGGAAGCGAACCTCTATCATGAGTCCCACGGCTTCGCCACGTCCCACCTGAACCTGGACTCCATCCACCTGGACGACCACAATGTCATCCGCCTGAAGAACCTGGTCATCGCCGGCGGACGGACGCCCGACCAGTCCCTGCGCGACATCCGGAAAATGGGCGAGGCGCTCCGGTCACTGGTCGCGCTGAACCAGCCGGGGACCACCCGCATCCAATCCGTACTCGGCTGGATGAGGGGGGAAGGCGTCGTGGAGCCCATCGGCTGGCAGGATGTGAAGACCTTCTGCGAACAGATCGAGGAACAGCTCACGGGTCCTCTCTCCAACATCAGCGCCCCCTACGGCAAGCAGGACATCACCAAGCGGAAGCCCATCCTGATGATCTCCATCATCACCGGAGCCGCCCTGGCCGCCATCGCGTTCATCGCTTTCAAGACCAAGCCGCCTGTCTCCAAAGCGGCGGCACGCCTCCCGCTGCCGGATCCCGTGCTGGTCCCCCAGGGAACCTATCCCACGCCGGATGGGACGGAGGAAACGCTGCGCTCCTTCCGCATCTCCGCCCATGAAACCACCATCGGCGAATACCTCGAGTTCCTCGACGCGCTGACCATCCTCGCGAAGTCGGACCGCGAAAAGCTGTTCGACCCCCAGGGGCAACCCGCGGAAAAAACCAGCCACGAGCCGGAGGACTGGGCCGCGCTGCTGGCCGCCGCAAAGGGCAATGGTACCTGGAAAGGCCGCAACGTCACCCTGCAGTCTCCCGTCGTCGGAGTCGACTGGTGGGATGCCATGACCTACGCCGAATGGAAAGGCGCCCGCCTGCCCACGCAGGAAGAATGGTTCGCCGCCCTCCGCAAGTCCGTCCCCAAGCCCTCCGCACTGCCCATCGGCAACTGGCTCTCCGCCGTCACCGACAAGACACCCGACCGCACCCCGGACGGCATCGTCGGCATGGCCGGGTCCGTCTCCGAATGGATCCTCCGCCCGGCGCCCGATCCGTCGAATCCGCTCGGTGAAAGCCTCCGCGTCATCATCGGTGGATCCTACCTGAAGCCCGCCCAGGGTGCGCTGTCCCGCGAGTGGACGGCGGACCGTTCCCTCCGCCGCCCGGACCTGGGCTTCCGCGTGGTGTACGAGCCGGACGCGCAATGATGCGGAAGGAGCCCGCATCCCATTTCACGGATGCTGCCAGGACACCCGCAGTTCCGGGAGATCCCCTTTATACTGCGGACCTAGTACGAAATGCGCCGTGGCCCACGCCGACGCCGTCGCGCAGTCCGCGGCGATCACCGTCACGGATGACGGCGGGCGGATGACGGGTTTTCCCGTCACGGGATCGATGATGTGCGTGACCAGGCCCTCCTCCGTCTCCCGGAACTGCCGGTAGTTGCCGCTGGTGGCGACCGCCTGATTTTCCAGCATCACCACGTGATCCTCCACGGACTCCGCCAACAGGGGTTTCTCGATCTCCACCTGCCACGGCCGGCCCACTGCCCGTACCTCACCGGCGAGCGCGAAGACGAAGTCCCGCATGCCCAGCTTGCCGAGATGTTCACAGACACGGTCCACGGCGAATCCCTTGCCGATGGAGGAAAGATCGACGCCTTTCCCCTGCGGGCCGAATCCCGCCGCATGCACCTCCGCGAGCAGGTGATGGTCGAAGGCGCCGCCTGACTTCCGCTTGATCCCATCCGCCAGTTCCAGCACCCGGGCCAGCTCCGGGGTCGCAGGCTCACCCCGGTTGAAGCGGGAAAGATCCGAATCCGGCCGCCACTGGCTGAGAACCTGCTCCCATTTCTCCAGGGTCGCGGAAATCTCCCGCTTCAGGACCACCGGTTCCGGGGCGTCGCCCCGCCACTCCACCGTCCAGTGGGTGCCCATCGCGGAACCACGGATGGACGCAACCTCTCCTCCGGATTTCCGGACCAGGACGACGGCGAGCATCCCGAGGACCACCAGGATGAATCCCGGCAGGACGATGGATCTCCCGGTCATCGTTTGATGATTACCAGCACGAGGGAGGCAAGGACAAGTGCCCCGGCGATGGTATCCTTCGACGTCCACCGGCCCGGTGCGTGGGTCAGGAACTTGAACATCGCACCCGTCGGGCAGCCGTAGTGGCAGTATGCCTGTGGCAGGAAGAACGCGCCGATGATGCCGATGGTGAAGATCGCTGCAGGGATGAAGGCGACGAATCCGCTGCTCCACGTCTCGAATGGCTCGAAGTAAGCGAAGGGAATGCCACTGCCAAGGAACGCAAGGACCCAGATGACGCCGAGCGTGAGCCAGGGCACCCGCTCCATGACGGCATGGACTTTCTTCGGCAACGGGAAACGCTTCTTGATCACCTGCCCGGCGAGGGACTGCGCGGCGCCATGGGGACAGATGCGGGCGCAATAGATGTTCTTCCCGGTGAAGGCGGGGACGACCATCGCCACCGCGGTCAGCACCAGCAGAGGCAGCGCGCCACGCAGGCTGAAACCATTCTCACCCCAGCCGACCAACTGGTCCTGGCTCACCATCCAGCCGAGCGTCACCCCGGCAGCGACGGAGATGACGGCGAAGCCGAGCCTCACCTTCGCCTTGTTGCCCCACTTCGCCAGGCCGACCACCACTCCGAGGCCGATCCATGAAAAGGCCAGCGCGCTCTTCCAGGGGAAGCCATGCCCGCCCTCCTCCGCGGCATGGCGGCGGAGCATTTCGTGGACACTCTCGATCACCGCGTAGGTGGTGACGCTGGCGCCACTGACGAAGAGGCTCTCCGACTGGTCCGGATCCTCCTCCAGCACTTCCGCCACGGTCTTTCCGGCGAAGCCGTCCGCGTACTTCATCTCCTCCCGCACATCATCGATGTACGGCACGTTGTCACGGCTGCCGAGGAATCCCACTCCCAGGATCTTCCCTCCCGCCGGGTCCAGGCAGACGATGACGTCGGAGGTGCCGTTGAAGCCGCGGGCGGAAACACCCATCCGGCTGCTGCGGAGTACGGTGCCCATCGTAGTTCCGCCCTTGGTGATGCGGGAGGCTCCGGGCTCGCGGGTCTCCGCGATGCCGTCCGCTCCTGGGAACCACTTGGCGACCTGGTCCAGCTTCAGCGGTTCCGGGAACCATTCGTCCATGCCCTCCGCACCGAAGCGCGCCGCGATGCCGCGGGCGATGGCCTCGCTGGTGATGGTCGCTCCGGAGACCACACGCGGTTTCTCCAGCTTGCCGAGGGTGGACTCGGCCCTGCCGGTCCATTGCTCCCAGAATGGCAGGTCATCCCGGACCATCTTCACGTGGCCCGCGGTGTCCGCGCTGTTGAGGAAACGCACCGCCTTCACCGCGCGGTTGGCATCGAAGATGACGAGGACCTCACTGGGGCCGGAATAGCCCTGGATCTTCGCTCCTTGGGGAAAATTCGAGGTGGCCCATCCGATGGGGGTCTCACCGTTGGCATCCAGCAGGGGATACATCCCTTCGCTCGGGTCCCCGATGGAAGCCGTGTTCGGAAAAACGGACTTCGCCTCCGTGAGGAGGCGGTCCGTATCAAGGGAAGGTCCGGCCTTCGGCAGCGCCCGCAGACATGCGAGCGCCGCCAGAATGATGCCGAGCCGGTAGCAGGCGATCGCCCACTTTTTCAGCCGCCGCCTGCCCTCAGAGGGTAGGCGCTTTGGCTTTGTCGTCGAGGGACTTGCGCAGCTCATCGATGTTCTCCACGCGTTCCTTGCCTGGCTTCTTCCAGAGCGTCTTCACTTCATCGAGGTGCTTGGTGTAGATGTCGCGTGGCATGCAGTCACGGGCCGTGGCCAGGGCGGCGGCGCGACCGACGGTCACACCCATCATGCCGATGGTCTTCATCACGCGGATGGTGCCGAGAGCCTCACGGCCCACACTGATGTTCCGTCCAGCCATGAACAGGTTCGGCACGTTGCGGGAGTAGAGCGTGCGGTATGGGATCGGGTAGCCGACGTTCTTGTCCACGCCCTTGCCGTGAACGGCGCGGGAGATGAACGGATGGCCGGGAATCGAGTCCTTGTACTTGTCGACCGGATAGTGAAGGTCGATCGACCAGGTGGTCAGCACGGTCGCGTCGTTGAACTCCTTCTTGCCGACGATGTCTTCTCCGGAGAGGACGACGTCGCCGAGGATCTGAACGGTTTCACGGGTACCACCGACATAGGCGAGCCAGGTGAGGGCGGCGTTCTCGTGTTTCTTCGGGTCACGGTCCGCATAGGCACCGTGGTTCTTGATGGAGTTCCAGGCGCTGAACGAGGCGAGCAGGTTCAGGTCGCGGATTTTTTCAAGGTCGTTGATCGGGTGGTCGTCATAGCCACTTTCCCAGAACCACTCCGCGTGGCCGAAGCCGTGGCGGATGCGGGGATACGGGAAGTTGTCGGCGGTGAACTTCACCATCCAGGGTTGCTCGGGGAATTTCACCGGTTCAGCCTGGTTTTCCCACATCCACATGTTGCTCATGCCCATGCGGCCTTTTTCAGCCATCTCGGTGTCCGC comes from the Luteolibacter sp. SL250 genome and includes:
- a CDS encoding FAD:protein FMN transferase, yielding MTGRSIVLPGFILVVLGMLAVVLVRKSGGEVASIRGSAMGTHWTVEWRGDAPEPVVLKREISATLEKWEQVLSQWRPDSDLSRFNRGEPATPELARVLELADGIKRKSGGAFDHHLLAEVHAAGFGPQGKGVDLSSIGKGFAVDRVCEHLGKLGMRDFVFALAGEVRAVGRPWQVEIEKPLLAESVEDHVVMLENQAVATSGNYRQFRETEEGLVTHIIDPVTGKPVIRPPSSVTVIAADCATASAWATAHFVLGPQYKGDLPELRVSWQHP
- a CDS encoding FMN-binding protein; translated protein: MSCASPSTTKPKRLPSEGRRRLKKWAIACYRLGIILAALACLRALPKAGPSLDTDRLLTEAKSVFPNTASIGDPSEGMYPLLDANGETPIGWATSNFPQGAKIQGYSGPSEVLVIFDANRAVKAVRFLNSADTAGHVKMVRDDLPFWEQWTGRAESTLGKLEKPRVVSGATITSEAIARGIAARFGAEGMDEWFPEPLKLDQVAKWFPGADGIAETREPGASRITKGGTTMGTVLRSSRMGVSARGFNGTSDVIVCLDPAGGKILGVGFLGSRDNVPYIDDVREEMKYADGFAGKTVAEVLEEDPDQSESLFVSGASVTTYAVIESVHEMLRRHAAEEGGHGFPWKSALAFSWIGLGVVVGLAKWGNKAKVRLGFAVISVAAGVTLGWMVSQDQLVGWGENGFSLRGALPLLVLTAVAMVVPAFTGKNIYCARICPHGAAQSLAGQVIKKRFPLPKKVHAVMERVPWLTLGVIWVLAFLGSGIPFAYFEPFETWSSGFVAFIPAAIFTIGIIGAFFLPQAYCHYGCPTGAMFKFLTHAPGRWTSKDTIAGALVLASLVLVIIKR